CGGGGTCTTGTTGGACCTACGGCTGATCATCGGCGCAGCGCCGCCAAGGCGCTTCGCGGCTCGAAAGGGTGAAGGACTTGAACCTCAGCAGAAACCTGCTCCTGTGGATCATCATCGCCGTACTTCTGGTGGTGCTGTTCAATCTGTTCCAGACGTCGGCGCCGCGTGGACCGCAGACCACGGTTCCCTATTCGGATTTCCTGTCGAGCGTCGATGCCCGGGAAGTTCGTGACGTCGTCATCAAGGGCGATTCGATCAGCGGCCACACCACCGATGGCCGCGCCTTCACCACCTATGCTCCCCGCGACGCGGACATGGTCAGCCATCTGCGCGACAGCGGCGTGCAGATCTCGGCCGTGCCGGCCGAGGACAATGTTCCGACCTTCTGGAGCATCCTGATTTCCTGGTTCCCGTTCCTGCTGCTGATCGGCGTGTGGATCTTCTTCATGCGCCAGATGCAGTCCGGCGGCGGCAAGGCCATGGGCTTTGGCAAATCGCGGGCCAAGCTGCTGACCGAGAAGACCGGCCGCGTCACCTTCGACGACGTGGCGGGCATCGACGAGGCCAAGCAGGAACTGGAAGAAGTGGTGGAATTCCTGCGCGATCCGCAGAAGTTCCAGCGCCTGGGCGGCAAGATTCCCAAGGGCGTGCTGCTTGTCGGCCCCCCGGGTACGGGTAAGACGCTGCTGGCCCGCGCCATCGCCGGCGAAGCCAATGTGCCGTTCTTCACCATCTCGGGCTCGGATTTCGTTGAAATGTTCGTCGGTGTCGGCGCCAGCCGTGTCCGCGACATGTTCGAGCAGGGCAAGAAGAACGCGCCTTGCCTGATCTTCATCGACGAAATCGACGCCGTCGGTCGCCATCGCGGCGCCGGTCTTGGCGGCGGCAACGACGAACGCGAGCAGACCCTGAACCAGCTGCTGGTCGAGATGGACGGCTTCGAGGCGAACGAGGGGGTGATCCTGATCGCCGCCACCAACCGCCCCGACGTGTTGGATCCGGCCTTGCTGCGTCCGGGCCGCTTCGACCGTCAGGTTACCGTCTCCAACCCCGATATCATGGGGCGCGAGAAGATCCTGAAGGTCCATATGCGCAAGACGCCGCTCGGCCCGGATGTCGACGCCAAGGTCATCGCCCGTGGCACCCCCGGATTCTCGGGCGCCGATCTGTCCAACCTTGTCAACGAAGCCGCCCTGCTCGCCGCCCGCAAGGGCAAGCGCGTGGTGACCATGGCCGAGTTCGAGGAGGCCAAGGACAAGGTGCTGATGGGCGCCGAGCGCCGCTCGATGGTGATGACCGAGGACGAGAAGGAAAAGACCGCCTATCACGAGGCCGGCCATGCCCTGATCGCCATCCACCAGGAAGGCCACGATCCGCTGCACAAGGTGACGATCATCCCGCGTGGCCGCGCCCTGGGCGTGACCATGTCCCTGCCCGAACGCGATCGCTACGGCTATTCGCTGAAGGAACTGAAGGCCCGCATCGCCATGGCCTTCGGCGGCCGCGTCGCCGAGGAAATGATCTATGGCACCGAGAACGTCACCACCGGCGCCTCCAACGACATCATGCAGGCGACCGATCTCGCCCGCCGGATGGTCACCGAGTTCGGCTTCTCGGAAAAGCTGGGGCCCTTGCGCTATACCGATAACCAGGAAGAGGTTTTCCTTGGCCATTCGGTGACCCAGCACAAGAACCTGTCCGACGAGACCGCCCGCATGATCGACGAGGAGGTTCGCCGCTTCGTCGAGCAGGGCGAGGCCCGGGCCCGCGAAATCCTGGGCAAGTACAAGGACGAGCTGGAAATCATCACCCGCGGCTTGCTGGAATACGAGACGCTGTCGGGCGATGAGGTCAATAAGCTGCTGCGCGGCGAGGATCTCAACCGCGCCGAACAGCCCGCGCCGCCCCGGGACCGCTCGGGCCGTCGGGCCTCGGTTCCCACCAGCGGGCCGGCGGCGGGCGGTGTCGGCGGCGATCCGGAACCCCAGCCGGGTGCCTGACGTGATGCTTGACCACACCAGCGGACCGGGGTCTGATTCCCCGGTCCCGACCATCGGAAGCCCCGCTTTACCGCGGGGCTTCTTCCATGCGGAGGGGGCGTCGCCGGCCGGGCGGCTTTACCTCCAGCCCGTCGGCCTGCTTGATGGCCAAGCCGCCGCCCAAGCCGTGGTCGAAGGCTTGGCCCTGCCCTTGGCCGGGCGCGCCGACCACGCTTTTTGTCTGATCGCCGCCCTGTTGCGCGGCGCGGCCGGGGACGTGATCTTGCGCTGTCTGGTCAGCCCGGCGGCCCTGCGCCAATGGGCGGCAAGCGAGGGCGCCGGCATCGCCGCCGAGGTCGAAGCGGTATTGGCCCGCCTGTCCGCCCCGCGTCCGCCCTTCGCCGGCCTGCCCTTGGGCCGGGGGAACGCCCTGGTCATGGGCATTCTGAACGTCACCCCCGACAGCTTTTCCGATGGCGGCGACCATGTCGGCTTCGACGCCGCTTTGGCCGGGGGGCAGGCGATGCTGGCGGCGGGGGCGGCCATCCTTGATGTCGGCGGCGAAAGCACCCGCCCCGGCGCCGCTCCCGTCGATCCCCAAGACGAGATCGCCCGGGTGGTTCCGGTGATCCGCGCCTTCGCCGAACGCGGCGCGGTGGTCTCGGTCGATACCCGCAACGCTTCGACCATGGAGGCGGCGCTGGCCGCCGGGGCGCGCATCGTCAATGACGTCACCGCCCTGACCGGCGATGAGCGGGCGCTGGGCGTGGTGGCGCGCGCGCGCGCTCCGGTGATTTTGATGCATATCCGCGGCGAGCCGCGCACCATGCAAAGCGATCCATCCTATGCCAGCGCCCCGCTGGACGTGGTCGACTGGCTGGCCGAACGGCTGGCGTGCTGCCGGGCCGCCGGGATGGACGACGGTGATCTGTGCGTCGATCCGGGGATCGGCTTTGGCAAGACCGTCGATCATAATCTGGAAGTGCTGGAAGCCACGACCTTGTTGCACGGCCTGGGGGTTGGCGTTTTGATCGGCGCCAGCCGCAAAAGCTTCATCGGCCGCGTCGCCGATGTCGGGACGCCCAAGGCCCGCCTGCCCGGATCGTTGGCCGCCGCCCTGGCCGCCGCCCGCCGCGGCGCCGATATCGTCCGCGTTCACGACGTGGGCGAAACCGTTCAGGCGCTGCGCGTCGCCGCGGCGATCGAGAGCGCCTAGAGCGGCTTGCGTGACCCAAATTTAACGCACGCCGCTCTCAGCGGTATTAGGCTCCCTTTGACCCGATGGGCGGTGACCAAGGGGGGCGAAGACCAAAGACGACCACGAAAGCGGACCCCCGGGTTCGCCCCTCAGTCAGGAGTAGCCAGACAATGGCCAAGCGGACGCTGTTCGGAACCGATGGGGTGCGGGGAACCGCCAATAGGGAGCCGATGACCGCCGATACGGCGCTGCGCATCGGCATGGCGGCCGGTCACCTGCTGCGCAACGGCGATCATCGCCACACCGTGGT
The DNA window shown above is from Rhodospirillum rubrum ATCC 11170 and carries:
- the folP gene encoding dihydropteroate synthase, with translation MLDHTSGPGSDSPVPTIGSPALPRGFFHAEGASPAGRLYLQPVGLLDGQAAAQAVVEGLALPLAGRADHAFCLIAALLRGAAGDVILRCLVSPAALRQWAASEGAGIAAEVEAVLARLSAPRPPFAGLPLGRGNALVMGILNVTPDSFSDGGDHVGFDAALAGGQAMLAAGAAILDVGGESTRPGAAPVDPQDEIARVVPVIRAFAERGAVVSVDTRNASTMEAALAAGARIVNDVTALTGDERALGVVARARAPVILMHIRGEPRTMQSDPSYASAPLDVVDWLAERLACCRAAGMDDGDLCVDPGIGFGKTVDHNLEVLEATTLLHGLGVGVLIGASRKSFIGRVADVGTPKARLPGSLAAALAAARRGADIVRVHDVGETVQALRVAAAIESA
- the ftsH gene encoding ATP-dependent zinc metalloprotease FtsH, whose product is MNLSRNLLLWIIIAVLLVVLFNLFQTSAPRGPQTTVPYSDFLSSVDAREVRDVVIKGDSISGHTTDGRAFTTYAPRDADMVSHLRDSGVQISAVPAEDNVPTFWSILISWFPFLLLIGVWIFFMRQMQSGGGKAMGFGKSRAKLLTEKTGRVTFDDVAGIDEAKQELEEVVEFLRDPQKFQRLGGKIPKGVLLVGPPGTGKTLLARAIAGEANVPFFTISGSDFVEMFVGVGASRVRDMFEQGKKNAPCLIFIDEIDAVGRHRGAGLGGGNDEREQTLNQLLVEMDGFEANEGVILIAATNRPDVLDPALLRPGRFDRQVTVSNPDIMGREKILKVHMRKTPLGPDVDAKVIARGTPGFSGADLSNLVNEAALLAARKGKRVVTMAEFEEAKDKVLMGAERRSMVMTEDEKEKTAYHEAGHALIAIHQEGHDPLHKVTIIPRGRALGVTMSLPERDRYGYSLKELKARIAMAFGGRVAEEMIYGTENVTTGASNDIMQATDLARRMVTEFGFSEKLGPLRYTDNQEEVFLGHSVTQHKNLSDETARMIDEEVRRFVEQGEARAREILGKYKDELEIITRGLLEYETLSGDEVNKLLRGEDLNRAEQPAPPRDRSGRRASVPTSGPAAGGVGGDPEPQPGA